The window AACCAGGTCCGCATCCTTTTCCTTTGCAAGGGCAAGGCCCAGTTCAAACGCTTCCTCGGCTTCAGGATTGGGATAGCTGACCGTTGGAAAACCACCATCGGGCAGTTCCTGTTCAGGAACCACATACACATGCGTAAATCCTATTTCCTTTAACGCTCTTCTTGCGGGAAGATTGCCTGTACCATGGAGAGGAGTATAAACAATTTTAATATCATTCTGCATCTGGTCTATTGCGGCCTGATTCACTACCTGGGCTTTTACGTGGGCTATATATTTGTCATCCAGAGCAGCTCCGATGATCTCATATTTTCCTGATTCTTTTGCCGCTTCCAAGGTGGTGGTCTTGACCGTTGATATATCCGTGATATTTAAAACCTCTGCGGTCACCCCTTTGTCATGAGGCGGAGTAAACTGGGCGCCATCCTCCCAGTATACCTTGTATCCGTTATATTCCGGAGGGTTGTGGCTGGCGGTAATATTGATTCCGGCAATACAGCCTAATTCCCTTACAGCAAAAGAAAGCTCCGGCGTTGGGCGCAGAGATTCGAATTTATATGTCTTAATTCCATTGGCTGCCAGCGTAAGCGCTGCTTCCTCTGCAAATTCCGGAGACATATGTCTGGAATCGTATGCAATAGCCACACCTTTATCGGCTCCGCCCTGGCTTATGATATAATTTGCAAGCCCCTGGGTGGCTTTTCTAACTACATAAATATTCATCCGGTTGATACCGGCGCCAATGATGCCTCTTAAACCGGCAGTGCCAAATTCCAGATCCTGATAGAAACGCTCTTTGATTTCGTTTTCATCATCTGCGATCCCCCGGAGTTCTTCTTTAGTCGCATCATCAAAATAAGGATTTAAAAGCCATTCCTCATAAATACTCTTGTAATCTTTCATAAGCAAAATACTCCTTTCTCTCCATTTCTGTTATGGCTATTATAAATCATAACAGGTTAAAAGAAAAGCGTATTTCCATTATTTTGTGCCTTGAACCCAAGATTGAAAGGCGCGTTTCTTTCAATCCTTGATCCGTGACAGGAAAAGATTCCGCATGGGCTGCTGAATCTCTAAATCCTTAAGCTTTTCAATATTCCGTGCAGGAATCCAGGCCTTATTGGCGTTATAATAAAAGTTGATCTGCTTCCAGTATTTCTCAGGATATAAGAACAAATAGTAAAGGCATATCCTGTCTGCATCCGAAAGAGGGAGAACCTTTGTATAGGTTTCCAGCATGGCCATACCAAGCTTTAAATTCCAGTCATGCTTTTCCATGGCCTTCCGCATAAAATGGTATAAATCCTCCATCTGCATGCCCTTGTGCATGCGGTTGAATTCCACAATGGCCACATCATGAAAGCACATGAGGATGTGATGCTGGTTTAAGTCTCCGTGACATAAGTATTCCTCACTGTCACCCCGGTTTTCATAAAAGCCTGCCATCCCTTTACAGGCTTCCATGGCCTGTTCGAAAAATATGTCGTAATTTCCCATAACGCACAATTCGAACTCAGACTTTTTCCTTTTATTCCGGATGAACGTGCGGGCGCGCACCAGCTCCCGGTTGTGGCGTTCCATTTCCTCAGCCGGCTGTTGTACCAATATGGATCCTAAGTTCCATTCCTCTTTAAATTCGATCCGCCGCAGCACTTTATGTAAAGAAGCAATTTGTTCGATGGCACATAATACCTCTTTGCTATCTTTCAAATTACATTCCCGGTCCGCATACCAGTCTTTTACAATCCACCGGGTTCCATCCTCGGCACTGGAGAGGAGTTCACCATCTTTATTCCTGACGTAGCGGTCTACGTTTAAATGACAGGTCTCTTTCATCTGTGAAAATACCTGATCCTCAAATTCCAGGCGCTTTAAGGTTCCTTTATATTCCCGAAGCAGTTTAAGCCCCTGGTTCGTTTCACACAGCCAGGCGCCCCGGCCGCGTTTCACATCCAGAATTTCAAGCTCATACTGCGAAAGCACCTCTGTGTATTTCTCGTTCACAACCACCCCTCCAACTCTTAGCTCATCAGCTACTTCTAGGGTATGAAGAGGTGGAAAAAAATATGCAAAATACGGCGGAAAGTTATACGTGCCTCAGGCTTGTTCCTTTAATAAATGTTCTGCTGATTTCATCAGATATTCCCTGTTATTGCATTCCGGCTGCGTAAGGACCAGCTGGAACAAATGGTCTAATACCGCCCCCATTTCAGGCCCCGGCTTCATGCCTGCATCCATCAATTCCCGGCCGGTGACTGCCATGTCTTTCAAGCGGATGCAATCCCCGGCACTTAGGATTTCCCCGGAATATTGCTCCACCATATTTAATTGGGCCTTATAGGTTTCAGGACAAAATACCTTTTGAAAACACAAAAGATCCTGAAACAGCTCCGGGGAAAGGCCGCTCATGACCTGCCGGATGGCTGCCTTATCCGCCGGAATCTCTGTTTTCCATAAGCTGACAAGAGTTTTTGTCTGATGAATGGTCTCATTATCCAGTTTAAGCTCCTTAAGGATCCGGACGGCATCCTGAGGCTCCTCCAGCCTTAAAAAGCCTGACCAGCGCAGGTGTTTTTTAAGGGGCAGCCAGGCCAGCTTTTCCGCTTCCAGAAGCCGCCTTCCCGCATGTTCGAAATGGTCAGAGATATAAGGGCCGATTCCATTTTCATACACACATTTAAGCTTCCCGGGGTTGTCAGAAAGGAGGAGCTTTGTAAGCTCCACCTGTATCCGTTCCTTACTGACCTTTGCCATGTTGGGGGCGATGACGGCAATTGCTGCCCTGGTTTCCTCTTCCAGGTCAAAGCCCAGCTGGGCTGAAAAGCGGATGGCCCTTAAGATCCTCAAAGCATCCTCTGTAAACCGGTCCACAGCATTTCCCACGCACCGAATGGTCTGGCCTTCTAAATCCTTTACCCCGTCAAAGGCATCTACCAGCCCTTCCCGGTCGCTGTAAGCCATTGCATTGATGGTAAAATCCCGGCGCTTTAAATCCTCTAATAAGCTTCCTGTAAATTCCACGGATTTGGGATGGCGCCCATCCTCATACTCCCCGTCGACGCGGTAGGTGGTTACCTCATATCCCTCATGATCAATAAGCACTGTAACCGTGCCGTGCTGGATTCCCGTATCCACCGTCCGCTTAAAAATTTCCTTTACCTGTTCCGGCTTTGCCGAGGTGGTGATATCCCAGTCTTCCGGCGTCCGGCCCAAAAGGCTGTCTCTCACACAGCCTCCCACCACATAAGCTTCAAAGCCGTTGGTATTCAGTTGTTCGATGATCCTTTTTGCCGCTTCCGGAACCTGAATCGTTATCACTTTGCCACCTCCTGATTTTCCTGTCTTGCCGGTATTAATACGCCCTGCCCCAATAAACCATCTTTACCGCAGGTTTTCCGCAGCATACACAGGTTTCTGCCAGCTTTTCCTGCTTAAATGGCATACAGCGGGATGTCGCCCCTGTGATCTCCTTGATCTTATCCTCACATTCCTGAGAGCCGCACCACATGGCCTTTACAAAGCCCGGCTTTTCCTCTACGGTCTTAACAAGGGTATCCATGTCCGTTGCCTCATAGGTATGGGCATCCCGGTGAGCTCTGGCTCTTTCCAGCATATCCTTCTGAATGGTTTCCAGAAGCTGGCCTACCTTAGCATTTAACTCGTCTAAGGATACGGTGATCTTCTCATGGGTATCACGGCGTACCAAAACCGCCTGGTTTTCTGAAATATCTCTGGGTCCGATCTCCACACGGACCGGAATGCCTCTCATCTCTGATTCGCTGAATTTCCAGCCAGGGCTCTTATCGGAGTCATCCACCTTAACCTTATAATTAGAAAGAACCTGTTTTAACTCATATGCCTTGTCAAGAACGCCTTCCTTTTGCTGCTGAACCGGAACGATGACCACCTGAATAGGTGCGATTCTGGGAGGAAGCACAAGGCCGTTGTCATCACCATGGACCATGATGATGGCACCAATAAGCCTGGTCGTCATTCCCCAGGAAGTCTGATGAACATACTGAAGCTTATTTTCCTTATCGGAATACTGGATTTCAAAGGCCTTTGCAAATCCGCTTCCAAAGTTATGGCTGGTTCCTGACTGAAGTGCCTTGCCGTCATGCATCAAAGCCTCGATGGTATAGGTTGCCTCTGCTCCCGCAAATTTCTCCTTATCTGTCTTCTGGCCACGGACAACTGGCATTGCAAGGACCTCCTCACAGAAATCCGCATATAAATGAAGCATCTGCTCTGTCCGGGCTTCCGCTTCTTCAGCCGTAGCATGGGCAGTATGGCCTTCCTGCCACAAAAACTCTCTGGAACGTAAAAACGGTCTGGTGGTCTTTTCCCAGCGCACTACCGAACACCACTGGTTATAAAGCTTCGGCAAATCCCGGTAAGACTGGATCTCTCTGGAGTAAAAATCACAGAAC of the Lacrimispora indolis DSM 755 genome contains:
- the proS gene encoding proline--tRNA ligase, yielding MAKDKKLVEAITSMEVDFAQWYTDVVKKAELIDYSSVKGCMAIKPAGYAIWENIQSELDRRFKEVGVENVYMPMFIPESLLQKEKDHVEGFAPEVAWVTHGGLEPLQERLCVRPTSETLFCDFYSREIQSYRDLPKLYNQWCSVVRWEKTTRPFLRSREFLWQEGHTAHATAEEAEARTEQMLHLYADFCEEVLAMPVVRGQKTDKEKFAGAEATYTIEALMHDGKALQSGTSHNFGSGFAKAFEIQYSDKENKLQYVHQTSWGMTTRLIGAIIMVHGDDNGLVLPPRIAPIQVVIVPVQQQKEGVLDKAYELKQVLSNYKVKVDDSDKSPGWKFSESEMRGIPVRVEIGPRDISENQAVLVRRDTHEKITVSLDELNAKVGQLLETIQKDMLERARAHRDAHTYEATDMDTLVKTVEEKPGFVKAMWCGSQECEDKIKEITGATSRCMPFKQEKLAETCVCCGKPAVKMVYWGRAY
- a CDS encoding spore coat protein CotS; protein product: MNEKYTEVLSQYELEILDVKRGRGAWLCETNQGLKLLREYKGTLKRLEFEDQVFSQMKETCHLNVDRYVRNKDGELLSSAEDGTRWIVKDWYADRECNLKDSKEVLCAIEQIASLHKVLRRIEFKEEWNLGSILVQQPAEEMERHNRELVRARTFIRNKRKKSEFELCVMGNYDIFFEQAMEACKGMAGFYENRGDSEEYLCHGDLNQHHILMCFHDVAIVEFNRMHKGMQMEDLYHFMRKAMEKHDWNLKLGMAMLETYTKVLPLSDADRICLYYLFLYPEKYWKQINFYYNANKAWIPARNIEKLKDLEIQQPMRNLFLSRIKD
- a CDS encoding CCA tRNA nucleotidyltransferase; translation: MTIQVPEAAKRIIEQLNTNGFEAYVVGGCVRDSLLGRTPEDWDITTSAKPEQVKEIFKRTVDTGIQHGTVTVLIDHEGYEVTTYRVDGEYEDGRHPKSVEFTGSLLEDLKRRDFTINAMAYSDREGLVDAFDGVKDLEGQTIRCVGNAVDRFTEDALRILRAIRFSAQLGFDLEEETRAAIAVIAPNMAKVSKERIQVELTKLLLSDNPGKLKCVYENGIGPYISDHFEHAGRRLLEAEKLAWLPLKKHLRWSGFLRLEEPQDAVRILKELKLDNETIHQTKTLVSLWKTEIPADKAAIRQVMSGLSPELFQDLLCFQKVFCPETYKAQLNMVEQYSGEILSAGDCIRLKDMAVTGRELMDAGMKPGPEMGAVLDHLFQLVLTQPECNNREYLMKSAEHLLKEQA
- a CDS encoding phospho-sugar mutase, which encodes MKDYKSIYEEWLLNPYFDDATKEELRGIADDENEIKERFYQDLEFGTAGLRGIIGAGINRMNIYVVRKATQGLANYIISQGGADKGVAIAYDSRHMSPEFAEEAALTLAANGIKTYKFESLRPTPELSFAVRELGCIAGINITASHNPPEYNGYKVYWEDGAQFTPPHDKGVTAEVLNITDISTVKTTTLEAAKESGKYEIIGAALDDKYIAHVKAQVVNQAAIDQMQNDIKIVYTPLHGTGNLPARRALKEIGFTHVYVVPEQELPDGGFPTVSYPNPEAEEAFELGLALAKEKDADLVLATDPDADRLGVYVKDDKSGEYIPLTGNMSGSLLCEYVLSQKKERGEIPADGQVVKSIVTTNLVDAVAKAYGCELIEVLTGFKYIGQQILKEEATGYGTYMFGLEESYGCLIGTYARDKDAISATVALCEAAAYYKTKGMTLWDAMIAMYEKYGYYKDAVKSIGLKGIEGQEKIRTIMETMRKDTPAEVGGYKVLSARDYKLDTVKDMSTGEVSPTGLPQSDVLYYDLTEDAWLCVRPSGTEPKIKFYYGIKGASMAEAEERSAKLGEAVMAMVDKMM